The Canis aureus isolate CA01 chromosome 6, VMU_Caureus_v.1.0, whole genome shotgun sequence genome contains the following window.
AAGAAAGCCCTTGATTATCAGCTTATTTTCAAGCCGTTCTTTGCAGTGATGGGTTTTTGCTTCACTACCAGCTTTTGTTCAGTCAAATTGACATTTGCAGCTCCTTGTCTAAGATAAAGTCTAGCCTAGATGGTTAATATGATAGAGACTGGTTTCCAGAGACCATTCTACCAACCTAAGGCACAGCAGTACAGGAAGTGCAAAATATCTTGACAAATAAATGAGTCAGTAATGAAAGTACTTAAAAGCTGCGTTGGGCTACTGTGTAGATTATCTCTGCAAATCAAAGATTGGTTATCCAATCAGCATTGAATTCAGAGTGTTCTGATGTCCTCACCCTTTTACCCTGTAACCATGGCCTTCCTTGTCTCTCATGCATTTTAATTCACTAAAGTATCATCATACGTTACACTGAAGATTATCAACAAATCTCATGAGAAGTGAGAGAGCAGCAGACATGGGGACTGGACAGGGCCACTTTACACCTTCCAGAGTGAGCAGAGCTTCATAACAAATAGTGAGGATTCGGCTAGTCATGTTCTTGTCAAAAAGTAATCTCAGctaatgttttaaatatagatAACCAAGTCACAAACAAACACCCCCCCAGTTTTGccaataaattacaaatataagCAAAATGGTTAAGTGGTTAAAAGCTTAGACTGTTAACCTCATGGGGTGTATTTGAGGATGTGCACTGAAAACAGATCAATGGTTTGATTCCAGAATATAGATTTCTTCTTTCCCTATGATTTTTTATAATGgtaatttttcttccattccagtAAGACCTTATGAGACTGTTTGTCCTGTTTTGTCATAATGTGTGTTTCTTAGGATTTGGCTGTTTTATTAGATGGAACCAATAAATATACAGGGTTTCTGAACATTCTTCAAATTTCTGGGCTTTAGGTCCACAATACCTTGGGcactgaggaagaggaaggaatattATGAATTGGAGTTCCGGTTGAAAGTTGggtatttgaaatataaatggaAACCGTTCACAATATTGACCCTTGTCAATATTCTCTTGCCGAGGTAGTTTATAATAAGGGACTGCCCATAAAAGAGCTGGTTATAGTTCTCTCTTGAATGTGCATGACTCTGGGACATACTGTCCCTTGCCATTGAAAAACTTGACTCagtggaataaataaaatgagaaatggcaatcccagagtcctggccgAGGAGGAATAAGCAGATAGGTATGTCTATTAAGTTCTGTCAGGCAAGACTTAACCAAATCctgatacacatttttaaatcgATTATTCATAAATGGTGACAATGAACTAGATTCCTATTTGCTTTGGGGACACTTTAAGAAGACTTCTTTTTTAGATTTGGAATTCAAAATAGGTTTCTTCCATTCCTCCCTGGTAGAACAAAGAAATAGTTCTTGTCTAGACTGAATAATAAGACATGAAAAAACAACCCTGCACGTGTCTAATTTATAACAAATCTGTTTCCTTAATGGGTGGAAGGAAATCTGAGGACAGTTCTGAGGGCTCCTGTCTGTTTTCAGTGCCACCTTCTAGTCATACCGATGACAACACCTCGCCTGATGGgtccttccccttcttctcctcGCCCCGGTCAATGTCAATCACATGCACCACTCCAGGTTTTAGGATCAAGTCCTCAGTCTCCACCTGACTCCTGTTGTCCTCCACTTCCATGTAGCTCCGCTTTGTTTGCTGGGTAGCTTTGCTGAAGGCTTCTTTCAAACGACGTTTGAGTTCAACATCTGGACAGAAGACATACTCGTAAAGGCCACCAGCGAGGACAGCTCCTATGATCGGTCCAACCCAATATATCTGGGGGAAAAGATGGGAGAATTATAGAGTGAAAGTGGAGGAGAACTATTCCTTTGACCAATTCATGAATATAGAGCTTAGCTGGTTTACATTAAGAGAGCAAATGTGTTGTGCAGAAGATAGCAggattgaaaagaataaaagaacataTACCATATGCATGTCAGAGATCCGTAAATTGCTAAATAACATTTGAACAGAAAACAGGGAAAGAcaatttcctcttttcttgcttccattaattattttctttccattttctggtAATCCTTAAAGTCAAGTGAGCTCCTCGTTGATGGTACTGCACATTAAGTGCACTCTGAGAATTCTTCaactaaaataggaaaaaattttcTGGAGACCACTTATCTTATTTTCTCAATATCACCATCTTATGTTGGTTTTCTACATAATCGCGATcaacatacagatttttttcagttgagCCTTAGTTATTCAGCAGAGCACGAAAAATGGAATCCTAGCTCCACCACTGAGCAATTTGGTGAGTTCTTAAATCAGTTACTtaacttcttttattattattttttaatattttatttattcatttgagagagagagagtacgagcGCAGGGGTGCGgtgggcagaaggacaagcagactccccactgagcaggaagcctgatgggggactccatcccaggactcctgggatcatgacctgagctgaaggcagacacttaaccaactgagccacccaggcgccccagttacttaacttcttaaaccttaatttcctcatctgcaaagtggggattATAGTAACACATATCTCATGGGTTGtaaaaattaagttgaaataaTACTTGAGAagtatttattagttctaatttcaTAGTGGTCAGCTCATTCCATGTTTCCTAGACCATTTAAAATTGTATGCGAGTAGGCTGGTCATCAGTCATTTTCTGTATGTTATatgcttttcttccttaaaacctGGCTATTTGATTTAATTGAAAATGTCATGGTTTGTTCATTACTCTTCTGGCAGAGCACTTTCATCCTAACAGTTCTAACCATGGTCACTTGGTGGAAAATAAACCAGTACTGAGTTTATGAAATGATGGTTAGTTGAGGATTAGCAACTCCATAGgatttttaattcaacaaatggAAGCTTCTTATCATATTGTTATTGTGTCTAGAATAAACTAAATCTTCAGTTTCAGGAAACTTCAACACTTGCTTGGAGCATATATATGCAGCAGAATATTAGATTCAGTGGAACAACAGAAACCTTGCTTATTGAGCCAGCTGTACTTAGACTTGTATTAACTCACATAATTCCAACAGCAACCTTTGAGGTAGATAtgattcttattcttattttaaggGTGAGAAAACTGACACCCTGAGACAGTAAGAAGCTTGCTTAAGACGTCATGCTTAGCAAGTGCCTGAACTGGGATTTCAGGTCTGTGTGATTTCAAACCTCCCTTTTGAACTACTACACTGCTTTCCACGATACTTcacttttctcatttgaaaaaaaatacgaGGCATGCTTCTGGCTTAAGACACTCTCGGGAAATTAATTTCACATAGCATCTTCATTGCAAAGtctaaagaaaattcaaaatttgaactGTAGCTGAGCACATATACTTAACATGGAAACTACTTGTAGAGTGGCTGCAAGAACCAAGCTCCTTATCTTGAATGGAAAGAAACTGTGTGGAGTTGACCTTCTCCATGCCCTTTCAAAGGAGAAACGAGAGCCCTCCTCTAAATGTCTTTGCATTCTGTTCCTTTGATAAGAGCTCATTAGATAGATTCTATTCCCCATGGTAAAACTCCCAAAAGGGAGACAAGGGACTGCTAAGTAATTATAATGCATTCCTAAAACACATACGAAGAAGACATCTGGCTACACGCTCCCCAAAAAGATCAAATCTTTTTGCTCTTCCAAAACAAAGTCATTATGTACTTTAAAATGACTCTCAAAATTTGTAAAAGTAAATAGTTTTAATTGCTAAAAATACAGATAGAGATTatgaagatgaaaattaaaataatgtcatACTTAGAAAATTCACCATTAATATTTAGATATTATTCTAGTCTATCAATCTCCATCTGCAAATATGTtgtaaattagttttaaaatctaTGCAACCATTACTACAGAATGGACATTTGTGTTCAATAAGATTAAGTTTGTTAAGTTTGTTATAAAACAGCCAAGAAGGGGAATTTAATTCAGTCCACAAGCTAAAAAATTTCCTACTAATCAAATTCTAGCTAGCCTACTGCAACTAGTAGGTAATTAATAAAAACGTATAttttcattcacattttaaattcctcataactaaaattaaaaaattgttagtTTTCTAAATTTTGATTACAAAAGTAGTTTGAATTTAATAAAGTTGAACTTACAGTTCTACTTTTACCATAAGCAACTATGTACTGCCCATTAAAAATTTCCATTCCTGTTAATGTGTCAAATGTGTTGAGATATAAATGGATATATCAGTGGCAAAATGACCAATCTCGTGGATGCTATATATTGACATTCTTTTCATGGCTCAGTCTAAAATCTTGCTTTTGAACACTGAGTctcattttttaatgatagaaattacttttaaagacTCAATACTCTTTTCTTAGCAGTGAATGTCTATAGTATTCTTATAATCTGTCCTCATTTGTAATGTACACTATGGCTGAGTGGATGTAACTGGGTCAATAACCAGTGTGTGAATGAGATTAAAACATAAGTGACATGTTGTTatattcatgaattaaaaataaaagctgtaaaaTAGCATTCACAGCATGTAAATGATAATAAGAGGTAGCCCTACTTGAGGCTGGCTTACATAAGTCTCATATTTTCATTGGTTATTATAAGTTAGTATATGAGTGGCTTTAAAACTGTCACATTATTCATTTAAGGGATTTAAATTCCTTTGTTGTAAGAaacaattgaaataaaattgatagcaatatttaaaaatggatatcACTACTCTCTGGAAGCACTGCCACCACATTAATAAGGAGGTTAGCCATGAGACTGGAAAGTGTGCCTCTTCTGAAAGTCACTTATGTTTCCAGCTCTGGCTATGGTGATAACAGCATAAACATCTGTACCATTTATTCCTCTCCATCTGCAGTTCAAATGCTTCCAACTTACATACTATTAATTGGGTTCATGCTTTtgtaaacaaaaaaagataaatatttttgctaTGGGCAGTGCTTGtaagcatttctttcttctttttcttttagttttttttttgtatatattttgttatggccAGGAAGGCTTTACTTTCAATTATTTAAACACCATATTCACCGTATCACCCTGATTATCACTTGGTCCACACAGACAACCTCCATGTAAAATATATTCTGCAGCAGTCTATCAGATATAGTGCCCAGAGCAGtgcttattaaaaaagaaagactattaCTAAAGGCCCCAAACAGATATAAGATGAGACATTTTAAAGTAGATTTGTGCTAGTCTCTCCTTGGTCTTTATGAAAGGTGTAGTAAAGTGGGGAGTCAAGGTTGGGAGGAAGTAAGACACCTCtcgaggaaagaaagagaaagagcttcATGGGTAATTGTCCTCAACTGTAAGAGGACAGAAACTGTCAACATAATGGTTACCCAGTGGTTTTCCCAATTTCCCATGATAACTGCAGGTCCAAAGGATCTGGCGGGGTTCATGCTGGCACCAGTGTAATTGATCtgtagggaaaaagaaaacaacctcaGACATTGCTGGAACAGGACTAGTAGCAGGAAGCATTCACTGCAATTTGCTACCATTTGCCAAGTCAGTTAGAGGAACGGTCAAGATGTTAGCAGCCATATCAAGATGCTCATCATAAAGTTAGCAAAATAATCACCTAAAATGGACAGATGTGGCTAGATACTAAAGAACTACAGCTGTAAAACACATCTTTAGGCCAGCTCTAGGGTgaggataaatgaaatgaatcaatTATTTAAATGGACTTGCAAACTTACTGCAAATAAATGTCCAATCGCAACAGAAAATCCAATTGCTAAAGCTACTGAACCAGTGACATCAGTCCGTTTGGAGTCACAGCTGGCAAAAATAGTAAACACCAACTGAAATGTGATTATCAACTCCACCAGGAGACCGTGACCAGCGGTAAGATTTCCATGaacctaaaaagagaaaaatgctccATCTGAATTGAAGCACAAGTGCATTTTCTGTGATAACATATCATTGTGAAAAGCATATTTCATCGCTGGAAAAGACAATGGCTAATTGGAGTCATCTGTTCCACCCACAAGTGAGACACTCCCCCTGCATCCAAAAAAGGAGGAATAAATTTCCACTCATTTTGGGCCATCACAGATAATTAATTACTCCTACAATGACCAAGCGGGAATTTGTGCTGAATGTCCTTTTCTACAAAGGAAGCAAAATGTGCCAATGCTGCATTTAACTTACAAAGGAGTTTCTGGAGAGTCTTGTAATTTTATAAGGCAATGATTAAATCCTTTAATTaggtttaaattaattaatatatatttcaattaaaatttaaactgtGTGTAGTTTTTAAATCTATCCTGGTGCTGAGCTAACAACGGATATTCCAAATCAGTTAAGAACAAAAGTAGGATCAaatgccaatttatttttttaagtgtaatccTAGGTATAGATCATTTTAATTCTCATGAACATGACAAGAAACAAAATTGTTTCTTCTGCTAGTGAGCTAACAAATAGTTGCAATAAAAATGCCTTAAGCTAAATATATAGTCTAGTATAGTCATTGGGATAAGAGCAAGAGCAAAAAGGAACACAATTTTTGTGCCACCAAGACTTAATAATATTCAAGTCACTCGATAGCAAACAATGATTATATATGGATACATTCAATGTTGCTGGGATCAGTTGTCACCCCTATCAAGAATCATCAGAAATTCTTTGGGAAGAAATTAGCAATTTTAGGAAAGTCTCTCAGGCCACCGGGGTATTACTTAGCAGAGTCTGCAAGAAGCCTGGAGTCCCAGTTTGAAAATAAGAGCTAAAGATGCTACCGTGGTGACCCCCAAGCCCCCCACCACACTGGGAGGTGTGACGAGGTAGAGAATCCCAGCTCCAATGATGgctcccaggcactgtgctgcgACGTAGAAGACAGACTTGGCGATGCTAATCTTCCTGGTGCACACCATGGCCACCGTCACAGCAGGGTTGATGTGGCCGCCGCTGATGTGGCCAAAGCACTGCACCATGGTCGCAATGCTGAGTCCAAAGCAAAGAGAGATGAGAACCATGTCGACAGGTAGTGGCTTTTCCGTTCCACCCCAGTTGATGGTGGATCCGAGGCTGAGGAGCACAAAGATGAGCATAGCCAGAAATTCTGCTGTGACTGCCTTCCAGAAAGCTTGAGTCCAGACCCCCCGGAAGGCCACCatgatgctctctctcttacacaaAGGTCCACACTtgctgaaatgaaaacaaattgtgTCAGTCTACCAAAGCAGGGTTCAAGAATTTGGGTGAAGACTCCAGGCCTGTAGCCTAGCCCGACTGTGGGGAAGGGCCCCCTCGAAGGTTATTTGGATATCAAGAAAGATTGCTTCCAGAAAAccttcttaattaattaattgtctCCTTAATGGTCAAATGGTGATGCTAGCCtccttttattaaatatttgaagatcATCCAGTTGCATTGATTTGCCcctagaaagaaaaatgtctaaatcgagtttcttttttttttccctaaagattttatttattaatgagagacacagagacagagagagagagagagagaggcagagacacaggcagagggagaagcaggctccatgcagggagcgggacGTGAGACtcagatcccaggtctccagggtcaggccctgggccgaaggcggcaacagctgagccacccgggctgctctaaGTTAATCCCCTCAGAGCaagtttttaagtttgttttctttctttctttctttctttctttctttctttctttctttctttctttctcttttctcttttttagtttttaagtttccatgtacttttaacatgccatttatattttgaacgtaaagcaatttaaaaaaatagggagatCTTTTGCAGTTTTGCACTTCGATGCTCCAAAATTCGCATTCTGGGCATTCTGCAAATGGGTTTGTGGGGCGTGATTCTCCTCTCCCCCAGCAGAGACTGCGGATTTAGGCGGGAGGCCAGCGAGGAGGAGCCCAGGAACGCTGAAGCCCTGAAGGCCGTCTTTGGAGCAGGTAAAGTCGTTCGGGGGAGGGGAGCTCAGGGTGACCGGCAGGGGTGGTGGCAACCGGCGGGGCCTGGACAGGGacactccctccttctctcctgcgGACCTGGACGCGCGGCGCTCGGCGGTGTCAGCCTCCGGGGCGGGTGCCAGGTGGGCAAACAGCAGCCTCGcagcgccggccccgccccctcccaggccccgccccatccacgcccaggccccgccccctccacgcccaggccccgccccctccacgcccaggccccgccccgcccccgcccaggccccgcccccgcccgagtCCCAGGCATCCGCGACTGCCGGGCGGGGCAAAGCTGCATCCTGGCCTCCGTCAGGCTTTtgcagggctggggggcagcCCCTTCGTGTACCTCTCCCGCCCTCCACCCGCGAAGCTACCCCTCAGACACGCCTCCCCAAAGGGATCCTGGAGGCGGGTGTCGCGCCCCAGGCACCCCGCCCAGGGGGACGGTGGTCCTGGGAGCAGAAGCCTCCGCGCTGTTCTCCAGCGTCTTCTTggcggcctcctcctcctcccgcggGGCCCAGAAAGACGGCGGGCGCGCCTCTTCCGGGGGACCTTGTACGTGTGTGTTGGGAagcgcagggggtggggggcagcaagACAGCCATTGCGAGGAGGCACTTGCTTCCTCCAGTCTGGTCTGTTTTCCTCTTATTGTCTGAGGATCTTTGGAGCTGAGAAGGGATGCGGCTCGAGGAATTTAATGCCAGCTGCTCGTTTGGGCAAGAAGTGGCTAGAATTCCCGACATGGAGGGCAATTACTCTAGTTACTCGATTATTCCAGGCACTTGCCCCTCTCCTTTGCCTGTTTTACAGTCGTGAGAGCGAAGAGCTGTGGAGAGGCTCTGATCACCAGAGGACTATGAAAAGGGTATTTGAACAGATTAGAGTTTTTATAGCTTTCCCCTTGGTATATAAGGAAgagaacccccacccccaccccacccccacccccacccccacgccttGCTGTTCTCAGGAGCCTGGGTTctgcatgagcagtggggaaatGCTGTGCCAAAAAGGGCTAGGGGAATGCTCCCTTGACCTTTAGGATCTCAAGACAGCCTCTGCTTTGATAAGGGACTTTGCTTCACAGTTGGCAGGAGAAACCCACTTTCTGCCCAATCTGGGGTGGCTCCAGAAGGGGGACAGCCAGCCCTGACCTAGGTGTCTTCTGCTCGTGAACTCCTCCAAGTGAATCATGTAATTACAAGAAAGCCCAGCTGGGCTGACGATGACATCATATTccccagaggaagagaaaataaagagacaaaacagCACTTGGAATGGGGCAGGGAGGATGCCCTGGGAGAGATACTAAGAATGTCCCAAAGGGGGCGAAACTCAAAGAACTCACAGATTGGAAAAGAAGTTAGGAAGGGGGCTTTCACGCTCACCAGCAGCGCCCGGCCTCCACCTGCAGACGGCAGGGCGAAGGGGCTACCAGAGGTGCTGGTGGTCTGTGGCTGGGGGctgtgggaaaaagaaaaaggacaaagcaggaagggaaggaggctgGTGGGCAGGAAGCCTCAGGTTCCTTTTCAGCAGCACAGATCACCAGGAGAGGCGGGGCCCTGGCAAAAGGCCGCCTCCTGGCCATACAGGTCTCCCTCACTTTTCCCAGTCCCCCAAGTTCTATCTCCCTGCCTATTCGCACATGCTTCTCCAGAGACCTAATTTAAGAAACTCAGTTGCTCTTTCAACTTCAAATTTTCATCAGCCAGaggaattaaaacaacaacatcaTCATCATAAAAAACAACCAATCAAACAACCCCCCAAAACCCCAAATAGAGAAATATGCTCCGTAACAGTGCATTTAGCTTTTTTGGAAAGCCTACAGAATCTAATCTCCGTCCAGGGCAGAGCTGAACAGCCTCAGTTAGCTGCGAACCCCAAAGTTCCCAGGCAGCACATACATACCCCTGGTCTTACAAGTGCTCACCTGGGCAGGCACAGGCTGTCATAGCTCCTGTTATTATCGGCAGTGTTCCCTTATGCGTTCACACTCGCTGAAAACGGATCAACactatttgttttgcttctttcgCCCCAGAACAAAGGGGGTTTGTTG
Protein-coding sequences here:
- the AQP4 gene encoding aquaporin-4 isoform X2, with product MVAFRGVWTQAFWKAVTAEFLAMLIFVLLSLGSTINWGGTEKPLPVDMVLISLCFGLSIATMVQCFGHISGGHINPAVTVAMVCTRKISIAKSVFYVAAQCLGAIIGAGILYLVTPPSVVGGLGVTTVHGNLTAGHGLLVELIITFQLVFTIFASCDSKRTDVTGSVALAIGFSVAIGHLFAINYTGASMNPARSFGPAVIMGNWENHWIYWVGPIIGAVLAGGLYEYVFCPDVELKRRLKEAFSKATQQTKRSYMEVEDNRSQVETEDLILKPGVVHVIDIDRGEEKKGKDPSGEVLSSV
- the AQP4 gene encoding aquaporin-4 isoform X1, giving the protein MSGRPAARQWGKCGPLCKRESIMVAFRGVWTQAFWKAVTAEFLAMLIFVLLSLGSTINWGGTEKPLPVDMVLISLCFGLSIATMVQCFGHISGGHINPAVTVAMVCTRKISIAKSVFYVAAQCLGAIIGAGILYLVTPPSVVGGLGVTTVHGNLTAGHGLLVELIITFQLVFTIFASCDSKRTDVTGSVALAIGFSVAIGHLFAINYTGASMNPARSFGPAVIMGNWENHWIYWVGPIIGAVLAGGLYEYVFCPDVELKRRLKEAFSKATQQTKRSYMEVEDNRSQVETEDLILKPGVVHVIDIDRGEEKKGKDPSGEVLSSV